Proteins from a single region of Candidatus Tumulicola sp.:
- a CDS encoding P-loop NTPase → MPLSLSPDTLIREVVDTYKGSEAVFGAHGLPCAGCHVSTRESIRGGAAVHSLDLAALMADLEQFVKDGTVPPPRRKSGAAGKTPPMERQRKPGIEHVVAVMSGKGGVGKSLVTALLAIALQRRGYSVGILDADITGPSQAKLFGVTARPYQGADSKPHPPVSRTGIAIMSMNLILENENQAVIWRGPMVSAAIKQFYTDLEWGTIDYLLIDLPPGTSDAPLTVLQALPVSGTVLVSTPQGLATMIVSKAIKLVQQLETPIIGLVENMAYFDDLETGKRFELFGKSKGVQLVVESGAPLLAQLPIDPALTQLCDEGRVEEYQSADYEHLATNFLKVLPALKRGVPAAI, encoded by the coding sequence ATGCCGCTGTCTCTCTCTCCCGATACCTTGATCCGCGAGGTCGTCGACACGTACAAGGGCTCGGAGGCCGTCTTCGGCGCGCACGGGTTGCCGTGCGCCGGCTGCCACGTCTCCACCCGGGAGAGCATCCGCGGTGGTGCCGCCGTGCATAGTCTGGATCTCGCGGCCCTCATGGCCGATCTCGAGCAGTTCGTCAAGGACGGCACCGTGCCGCCGCCGCGCCGCAAGTCGGGCGCGGCCGGCAAGACGCCGCCGATGGAACGGCAGCGAAAACCCGGCATCGAGCACGTCGTGGCCGTGATGTCGGGCAAGGGCGGCGTCGGAAAATCGCTCGTCACCGCGCTGCTCGCGATCGCGCTGCAGCGACGCGGCTACTCGGTCGGCATCTTGGACGCGGACATCACCGGACCAAGCCAAGCGAAACTGTTCGGAGTCACCGCGCGGCCATATCAGGGTGCCGACTCCAAGCCCCACCCGCCGGTCTCGCGCACCGGCATCGCCATCATGTCCATGAACCTGATACTCGAGAACGAGAACCAAGCGGTGATTTGGCGCGGGCCCATGGTCTCTGCCGCGATCAAGCAGTTCTATACCGATCTCGAATGGGGTACGATCGACTACTTGCTCATCGATCTGCCGCCCGGCACGTCCGACGCGCCGTTGACCGTGCTGCAAGCGCTTCCGGTCTCGGGCACCGTTTTGGTGAGCACGCCCCAAGGGCTGGCGACGATGATCGTGAGCAAGGCGATCAAGCTCGTGCAGCAATTGGAGACCCCGATCATCGGGCTGGTTGAGAACATGGCGTATTTCGATGACCTCGAAACCGGCAAGCGCTTCGAGCTGTTCGGAAAAAGCAAGGGCGTTCAGCTGGTGGTGGAGAGCGGTGCGCCGTTGCTCGCCCAGCTGCCGATCGATCCCGCCCTCACCCAGTTGTGCGACGAGGGCCGCGTCGAAGAGTATCAGTCCGCCGACTACGAGCACCTCGCCACGAATTTCCTCAAGGTGCTGCCGGCCCTCAAGCGAGGCGTACCCGCTGCCATCTAG
- a CDS encoding NRDE family protein, translated as MCTLLVWKNVHPEYPVVVATNRDEDERRPSTRPQLLSRDPRVVGGLDQQAGGTWLAISSLGYVVALTNRRGAGKHDPSKRSRGRLVTDLAARAGVTDALARLREIDAHEYNPFVLLALDSRSGFAAHGGERGLEIAPLSDGVHAVTNWDLDSQRDEKARRALELARAFPLATIGIGALAPALYELLQYHEDGPGGRDGGLCVHLPASHYGTRSSAIVLLGSSPAATRYYYGEGHPCEGALEDVTSLLTA; from the coding sequence ATGTGCACGCTGCTCGTCTGGAAAAACGTTCATCCGGAGTATCCGGTCGTGGTGGCCACCAACCGCGATGAAGACGAACGGCGCCCGTCCACCCGCCCGCAGCTGCTCTCTCGCGATCCGCGCGTCGTCGGCGGACTCGACCAGCAAGCCGGCGGCACGTGGCTTGCGATCTCCTCACTCGGCTATGTGGTCGCCTTGACCAACCGCCGAGGCGCCGGCAAGCACGATCCATCAAAGCGCTCCCGCGGACGACTCGTGACGGACTTGGCCGCCCGAGCCGGCGTGACTGACGCGCTGGCGCGGCTGCGCGAGATCGATGCGCACGAATACAATCCCTTCGTTCTGCTCGCCCTCGATAGCCGCAGCGGCTTCGCCGCGCACGGTGGCGAGCGGGGACTCGAGATCGCTCCGCTGAGCGACGGCGTGCACGCCGTCACGAATTGGGATCTCGACTCGCAACGCGACGAAAAGGCGCGCCGCGCGCTGGAATTGGCGCGCGCATTTCCGCTGGCGACGATCGGCATCGGTGCGCTCGCGCCCGCGCTCTACGAGCTGCTTCAATATCACGAGGATGGTCCGGGCGGCCGCGACGGAGGGTTGTGCGTTCACCTGCCGGCGTCGCACTACGGCACGCGTTCCAGCGCCATCGTGCTGCTCGGCTCGTCGCCTGCGGCGACGAGGTACTATTATGGGGAAGGCCATCCGTGCGAAGGCGCGCTTGAGGACGTGACGTCCTTGCTCACGGCATAA
- a CDS encoding branched-chain amino acid ABC transporter substrate-binding protein — protein MHGPSLTSRFASLAAAAAVVASIAGCSGGGGAGAGGNVIKLGVDLPLSGADASIGVPTQYGAQLAVKQANARNAIPGFTIEADVLDDAVNGVHDPAQGAKNIQSFAADPAVVGVVGPFNSNVARAEIPLSNSLGLPLVSPSNTNPTLTKGPDALGMRKDHPDTITYFRVCTTDDIQGPAGATYEYNVLKARKAYIIDDNETYGKGVADQWEAQFRKLGGEVLGHDHITKGQHDFHALLTRVAGTHPDMVFFGGNSSTGGGEIRKQMPDSGMGTLLYAGADGISDDQFLKDAGVTADNVYVTVASVNAAKLPAAAQFLKDYQAEYKQAVGPYSANAYAAASAIIHAAAEAVKANGGTAPTREQVRAQLAKTKNFPSVIGPFSFDANGDTTNRIISFYEAVKDKWVFVTQQNFAVVK, from the coding sequence ATGCATGGACCATCGCTGACCTCTCGTTTCGCTTCACTTGCCGCAGCCGCGGCAGTAGTTGCGTCGATCGCAGGTTGCTCCGGCGGAGGCGGCGCGGGCGCCGGCGGGAACGTCATCAAGCTCGGCGTCGATCTGCCGCTCTCCGGTGCGGACGCCTCGATCGGCGTGCCTACCCAATACGGCGCCCAGCTTGCGGTCAAGCAAGCCAATGCCAGAAACGCGATCCCGGGATTCACCATTGAGGCAGACGTGCTCGATGACGCCGTGAACGGCGTGCACGATCCTGCGCAGGGCGCGAAGAACATCCAGTCGTTTGCGGCCGATCCGGCGGTCGTCGGTGTCGTGGGACCGTTCAACAGCAACGTGGCGCGGGCGGAGATCCCGCTCTCGAACAGCCTTGGTCTGCCGCTGGTGAGCCCTTCGAACACGAATCCGACGCTCACCAAGGGGCCTGATGCGCTGGGCATGCGCAAAGATCACCCTGATACCATCACCTACTTCCGAGTTTGCACGACTGACGACATCCAAGGTCCGGCGGGAGCGACCTACGAGTACAACGTGCTCAAGGCGCGCAAAGCCTACATCATCGACGACAACGAGACGTATGGCAAGGGCGTCGCCGACCAGTGGGAAGCGCAGTTCCGCAAGCTCGGCGGCGAGGTGCTCGGTCACGATCACATCACGAAGGGTCAGCATGACTTCCACGCGCTGCTGACGCGAGTGGCCGGCACCCATCCTGACATGGTCTTCTTCGGCGGCAATTCATCCACCGGCGGCGGCGAGATCCGCAAGCAGATGCCCGACTCAGGTATGGGCACTTTGTTGTATGCCGGCGCCGACGGCATCAGCGATGATCAATTCCTCAAAGATGCCGGCGTCACGGCGGACAACGTCTACGTCACGGTGGCTTCGGTGAATGCGGCGAAGCTGCCGGCGGCGGCGCAATTCCTCAAGGACTACCAAGCCGAATACAAGCAAGCGGTCGGACCATACTCGGCCAACGCGTACGCGGCGGCCTCTGCGATCATCCACGCCGCAGCCGAGGCGGTCAAGGCCAACGGCGGCACCGCGCCGACACGCGAGCAGGTACGCGCGCAGCTCGCCAAGACGAAGAACTTCCCGAGCGTCATCGGACCGTTCTCGTTCGACGCCAACGGCGACACGACCAATCGCATCATCTCGTTCTACGAAGCGGTCAAAGACAAGTGGGTGTTCGTCACGCAGCAGAACTTCGCGGTCGTGAAGTAG
- a CDS encoding branched-chain amino acid ABC transporter permease, with amino-acid sequence MAIFLQQLINGIAQGGMYALIALGYTMVYGIVELINFAHGDVFTLGTFISIALLALIGVGSQAGIISGWQGAGIALLVIVLAALLCGIIGVLIERLAYRRLRNAPRLAPLITAIGVSFILENVMQIWMGPAEVSFPQFLPNTAWTFGQVRIDARELLVVGVSVVMMILLQLFIYNTKLGKAMRATAQDRDAAQLMGINVNSTIAWTFFIGSALAGVAGFIAGMYFGTTVFTNGYQAGLKAFTAAVLGGIGNIGGAMLGGFLIGIVEAMTAQYISDQWTNVAVFSILVLILVFRPSGLLGENLPEKV; translated from the coding sequence GTGGCGATCTTTCTCCAACAACTCATCAACGGAATAGCCCAAGGCGGGATGTACGCGCTCATCGCCTTGGGCTATACGATGGTCTACGGCATCGTCGAGCTGATCAATTTCGCGCACGGCGACGTGTTCACGCTCGGCACGTTCATCTCCATCGCACTCTTGGCGCTCATCGGCGTGGGCTCGCAGGCCGGCATCATCAGCGGCTGGCAGGGCGCCGGCATCGCGCTGCTCGTCATCGTCTTGGCGGCGCTGCTGTGCGGCATCATCGGCGTGCTCATCGAGCGCTTGGCATATCGCCGTTTGCGCAACGCCCCGCGGCTGGCGCCGCTCATCACGGCCATCGGCGTCTCGTTCATCCTTGAAAACGTGATGCAGATCTGGATGGGACCGGCGGAGGTGTCGTTTCCGCAGTTCCTACCGAACACCGCATGGACGTTCGGCCAGGTGCGCATCGACGCACGCGAGCTGCTGGTCGTCGGCGTGAGCGTCGTCATGATGATCCTGCTGCAGCTCTTCATCTATAACACCAAGCTCGGCAAAGCGATGCGCGCCACCGCGCAGGATCGCGACGCCGCGCAGCTCATGGGCATCAACGTCAACTCGACCATCGCCTGGACGTTTTTCATCGGGTCGGCGCTGGCGGGCGTGGCCGGCTTCATCGCGGGGATGTACTTCGGCACCACGGTCTTCACAAACGGTTACCAGGCGGGGTTGAAGGCGTTCACCGCAGCGGTGCTCGGGGGCATCGGCAACATCGGCGGGGCGATGCTGGGCGGTTTCCTCATCGGCATCGTGGAGGCCATGACCGCGCAATACATCTCAGACCAATGGACCAACGTCGCGGTGTTCTCCATCTTGGTCTTGATCTTGGTCTTCAGACCAAGCGGCTTGCTCGGCGAGAACTTGCCGGAGAAGGTGTGA